The following is a genomic window from Vibrio cyclitrophicus.
GTTGCGACCACCTCATCGATCTGCGCCGCGTTGGTATCAAGCTCTTCTACTGCTTGTGAAGCGGATTGGATCTCTTGAGATAGGTTAGAGATAGACTCCAATGTGTTTGAAACTTTTACTTGACCGCTCTGGGCCACGCCGCGAGCGTCCATCGTTTGTGAGCTAGACTCATGAGCAAGGGTAGCGACTTCACGAATTGTCGCCGCCATTTGTTCCGTCGCACTTGCCAAACTATTCAGGTGTTCTTGTTGATTACCTGAAATATCTGAGCTTTGTTGTGTTGACTGATTCAAATCCGAACTGATCTGTTGCATGAGTGCGACAGACTCTTGGATTGATAGAACCATATTTTGCTCACGTTCGGCAACCTTATCAATAGTGATCGCAATTTCGCTGAACTCATCACGAACTAAGAAGTAGTTCATACGACAAGTTAAATCACCATTGGCGAGAGTGTTCAATGCTTTGTTCATGGAGAACATCGCTCCGCCAATGAAAGTCATGATGTAATAAACGCCAAGCGCAATTAAGGTCAGAGTAACCGCAATGATAGAAACTTGCTTTGTAGATAAAGCCGACCATAGGTTTTGATCATGGTTTGCGACTAAACTGAACGCGCCGTTCATCACTGAAACGGATCCCGTACCATAGCCTAGAGAAATGCTTTCAGAATGACTAACAAGCTGAGCGACTTGATCTTTAGTGAGTTGGCCTGCTTCGATAAGGCCTTTCATCAAGAGCATTTCTTCTTGATAAAGGTGGGCAAGTAAAGAGTCCGCTGCGCTATCTAAAACGAGAGTTAATATCACTAGGGCGAGAAGAGGCAATAAGAAGAGTAGATAGAACTTTTCTTGGATTTTTAGGTGAATGAGATATTTGTCAATCCAACGAAATGGGATTTCTTTCATAATCGTTATACTCGAAGTAAGTCCACCAATAAGCGGTGAATGAATAGAATGGCAGCTATATCATTCATATAATTTATGAGGCAACGTTATGAAAAATTCACAATGTATATTTGTCGTGTCGGGCGTCGTTCAATGTGTTGGTTTTCGCTATCACACCAGTAGACAAGCACAAGCTTTGGATATTTCAGGATACGCCATGAATTTGAATGATGGGCGAGTTGAAGTGTTAGCTGTCGGAGAGATGGAGCAGATTAATAAGTTGTACGCTTGGTTACAAATAGGACCTGCTAGTGCGACAGTCGACCATGTTGTCAAATATGATGTTACAGAAGCAGATCTTAGAGTGGTACGTGTTGGCGAATTCAAAATACTGTAGTTAACGCACTAAAGTATTGATATTGAGGGTTACCTTAAACAGCTAGTCTTTTACAGGCACTTTGCTGGTTTAGGTAAACCGGCAAGTTTGGTTGCTTGCTTCGCAGGACCTTTCTTGAATAACTTGAAAAGGTATTTGCTGTTACCTTTCTCTGGGCCGTGAGCTTTTTCCATCGCCTTCACAAGCATACGAACGGCTGGAGAAGTCTTGAATTCTTCGTAAAAGCTTCTTACAAAATGTACGACTTCCAAATGTGCATCAGTCAGTTCAATAGCTTCATCTTGAGCAAGAATTTCGATCATGCCTTCTTCCCATTGTGTGTAGTCCAATAGGTAGCCTTGAGCGTCGGTTTCGATTTGCTTACCGTTATATTCAAACATGTTTAGTCCAGAATCAAATTATACTATAAGAATAGGGTACATGACCCAGTTTACCTTACTCAATAGATATTGTAGTCATCTAGAAAAATATTGTACTTACAGGTATAAAAAAGCCCAAGAGATAGTCTCTTGGGCTTAAGTTTTCAACGCTAGGTAATTAGTCGTTGCTGTTCATAATACCTAAGATGCTTAATAGGCTGATGAAGATGTTGTAGATAGAAACATACAAGCTGATCGTTGCTGAGATGTAGTTCGTTTCGCCACCACGTATGATGCTTTGCGTTGTTAGCAAGATAACACCAGTAGAGAATAGGATGAACATACCGCTCATTGCCAAAGATAGTAGAGGCATTTGTAGGAAGATGTTTGCAACCATACCGACTAGCAGTACAACGAAACCGGCCATTAACATACCGTTAAGGAATGAAAGGTCGCGCTTTGTTGTAAGAGCGTAAGCTGACGCTCCCATGAATGCCAATGCCGTACCACCTAGTGCCGTAAGGATGATATCACCCATACCTGCACCAACATACATGTTTAAGATTGGACCGATGGTATAGCCTAAGAAACCTGTAAACAGGAATGTGAAGACTAGACCCATGCTGTTGTCACGGTTCTTTTCAGTCAAGAAAAGTAGGCCGTAGAAACCAACTAGCATGATAATGAGACCAGGACGAGGAAGGTTCATCGCCATAGATATGCCTGCTACAACAGCAGACCAAAGTAGTGTCATAGACAGTAGTGCGTAAGTATTACGCAATACTTTATTGGTTTGCAGAGCACTTTCTTGAGATGCTGTGCGTGAAAACATAGGGCTGTTCATAATCTTCCTCGTAAGGTGACTTCAATAGTTATTAGTACATTTATGGGGGTGAAAGTTCGAAAAATCAAGTCTTTCATTCCTCTTGTATACCTAAAATAATAATCAAAATAGTCGGTTAAGTGTTTCTGAAGATGTAACAAATTATTTCTTAATGGGGAATAAAACGTTGCATTGGATCGATATTCTAATTTTCAATGATATTGAATGCCGTTCTTTGTCTTGACCTTGAATCACAAAGAGGCGACCGAAGCCGCCTCTTTAGTTTATGCATCATAACACATTAATGGTGCAGAATTTGGCTCAAGAAGTTTTGTGTTCTATCTGATTGTGGGTTTTCAAAGAAATCGACAGGATTGTTTTCTTCAATAATCTCACCTGCATCCATGAAGATTACTCTATCGGCGACCTCTTTAGCAAAACCCATCTCGTGTGTTACACATAGCATGGTCATGCCTTCTTCAGCTAGCTCGACCATTACATCTAGCACTTCGCGAACCATTTCTGGATCGAGTGCCGAAGTTGGTTCATCAAAAAGCATAACTTGAGGATTCATACATAGAGAACGAGCGATCGCCACACGTTGCTGCTGACCACCTGAAAGCTGACCTGGGAATTTGTCTGCTTGCTCAGGGATTTTTACGCGCTCTAGGTATTTCATTGCAATCGCTTCAGCTTCTTCCTTAGGCATCTTTTTCACCCAAATAGGAGCGAGCGTGCAATTTTCCAAAACCGTTAGGTGAGGGAATAGGTTGAAGTGTTGGAAACACATGCCGACATCTCTGCGCACGGCTTCAATGTTTTTTAAGTCTTCAGTTAGCTCATTACCTGAAACGAAGATATCGCCTTTTTGGTGCTCTTCCAATCGGTTGATACAACGAATCATCGTTGATTTACCTGAGCCAGAAGGGCCACAGATAACGATTTTCTCACCTTTTTTTACTTCAAGGTTAATGTTCTTTAGTACGTGAAACTCACCGTACCACTTGTTCATGTCTTTCAACTCAATCATAAGACCTTGAGAGTTGTTTTCTGTTTGCTGCGTCATAATACGTCCTTGATCTTGTTAATTATCGTTTGTGACCGGTGTGAAGTTTGTTTTCTAGCCATATCGAATATCTCGACATGCCAAAACAAAATACCCAGAACACTAACGCGACAAATACATAGCTTTCTGTTGAATACCCTAGCCATTCAGGGTCGGTATTCGCGGCTTGGCCAATTCCCAAAACATCAAACATACCGATAATCAATACAAGACTGGTATCTTTGAATAAACCAATGAAGGTGTTCACAATTGAAGGAATCGTGATTTTTAAGGCTTGAGGTAGAATGATAAGCCCGGTCTTTTTCCAGTAGCTTAATCCCAGTGCATCTGCGGCTTCGTATTGGCCTTTTGGTATTGCTTGTAAACCACCTCGAATTACTTCTGCCATATAAGCGGCACTGAATAACACAACACCTACAAGTGCTCTGATCAGTTTGTCGGTTTCTGTTCCCTCAGATAAGAAGAGTGGAAGCATTACTGATGCCATGAACAGAACCGTAATAAGCGGAACGCCACGCCAGATCTCAATGTAAACGGTACACATACTGCGGATGATTGGCATCTCTGAACGACGACCCAGAGCCAACGCGACACCAATAGGCAGCGATACAACAATACCGACAAGAGCAATGATCAGTGTAACCAGTAATCCGCCCCATTTGTGTGTATCAACCACTTCCAATCCGAAGATACCGCCGTAAAGAAGACCAGCAATCAAGAAAGGGTAGATGTTTACAAAAAATAACCAAATCCACGTACGCTTAGGTGTTTTTTCGTAAGCTAATATCGCGACAAAAAAAGCTAACGTTGCGTAGAAAAGGCGAGGTCGCCACAGCTCGGCTTCAGGGTAGAAGCCATACATGAACTGATCCCAACGAACGCTAATGAAAACCCAACAAGCGCCGTCACTAGTACAGGCATCTCGTGTTGTTCCTATCCAATCTGCACTTAGGAATGCCCAGTCTGCTACAGCCCATAAAAGGGTAAAAGCGAAGTAGGCTAGAACCACAGTAACAACGCTGTTTACTGGACCATTAAATAGATTTTTTCGTAACCAACCGACAGGTCCAACGGTGTTCGCTGGAGGCGGAAGGTCCGGTTGAAATTGATGTGTACTCATCTTATCTCTCCACCAACGCTACTTTGCGGTTGTATATGTTCATTAGAGCGGATGTTAATAGGCTCAGGGTTAAGTAGACGCCCATTGTCATCGCAATTACTTCAATAGCTTGTCCAGTTTGATTCAACGTTGTTCCTGCAAAAACGGACACAAGATCAGGGTAACCAATGGCCATCGCAAGTGATGAGTTTTTAGTTAGGTTCAAATATTGACTGGTTAGAGGTGGGATAATGATTCTTAAGGCTTGTGGAATAATTACCAGCTTAAGTGTTCTTGAACGAGGGATGCCTAGAGACATTGCAGCCTCTGTTTGCCCATGGTTCACCGCGTTAATACCTGAACGCACGATCTCCGCGATGAATGCCGCTGTATAGATACTTAAAGCAAGCATTAATGCAGCAAGCTCTGGGATAATGCTAATACCACCTTTGAAGTTAAACCCTTTCAATACTGGGTAATCTGCCGAGATAGGCATACCCATAATGAAGTAAGTAACCAGTGGTAAACCAATAATTAACGCTGCCGCAATACGCAACATAGGTGTTTGTTGGCCAGTTAACTTCTGTTTGTTTTTAGCCCAAATATTGATGATAAAAGTAGCGATAACACCGGCAATTAATGAAGCGATGACAATGCTACTGCCTTGTTCTAATACTGGCGCAGGAAAATACAAACCACGCACGTTCAAGAAAATGGCTTCACCGAGGCTCATACTTTGACGAGCGGAAGGTAATGCTTGAAGAACGGCGAAATACCAGAAAAAGATTTGTAGAAGAAGAGGGATATTTCGGAATATCTCAATGTAGATAGCTGCAAATCGGCTAACTAACCAATTCGAAGAGAGTCTAGCGATACCCATACTAAAGCCTAGTACTGTGGCTAACATGATGCCTAGTACTGAAACTAAAGCGGTATTGAGAAGACCGATAAAGAAAGTACGACCGTATGAGAATGTTTCGTCGTATTCGATGAGTGTTAAGCCGATACCAAAACCAGCTTCTTGGGAGAGAAAATCAAAACCAGTGGCAATACCACGGGAATCTAAGTTAGTGAGTGCGTTGTTTACAATCGTGTAAAAGAAGGCACAAAGAGCTCCGACAGCGATAATTTGAAAAATGACTGAGCGAAAAGTGGGGTTGTATAACAGGTTGGCACTTTTGGGCTGTGGCTTTGTCTGAGCTGGAGAAATAGTTTCATTAGGTTTCATACTACTATAACCTCAAATCCATTTAATAAATAGGGCGGAAAACTCCGCCCTAGTTGATGCTTGAAAATTTATTAACGGATTGGTGGAGCGTACATAAAGCCGCCCGCATTCCATAATGCATTTACACCACGAGAAATTTGAAGTGGAGAACCTGTACCAACAGTACGTTCAAAACTCTCACCGTAGTTACCAACTTGTTTAATTACTTGGTAACCCCAATCATCACGAATACCAAGGCCTTTACCTTTAGGACCGTCTACACCAAGAATACGTTTGATGTTTGGATCTTTCGACTTCAGCATTTCGTCAGCGTTTTTAGAAGAGATACCGTACTCTTCCGCATTAATCATTGCTGAAAGTGTCCATTTAGCAACGTTAAACCATTTGTCATCATCTTGGCGAACCACAGGGCCTAGAGGCTCTTTAGAGATGATTTCAGGAAGTACTTGCGCAGATTTAGGATCAGCTAGGTTTAAGCGAAGTGCATACAAGCCAGATTGGTCTGTAGTAAGAACGTCACAACGACCCGCGTCGAAACCTTTAGATGTCTGCGCTGCTGTATCAAATACCACTGGCTTGTAAGACATGCCGCTGTTACGGAAGTAATCGGCTAGGTTAAGCTCAGTCGTTGTACCTGATTGAACACATACTGAAGCGCCATCAAGTTCTTGAGCACTTGTAAGACCAAGATCTTTCTTAACCATGAAGCCTTGACCATCGTAGTAGTTAACGCCAACGAAGTTCAGACCAAGAGCCGTGTCACGATGTAATGTCCATGTTGTGTTACGAGATAGTACGTCGATTTCGCCAGATTGAAGCGCAGTAAAACGTTCTTTAGCTGTTAGAGGTACATACTTAACTTTAGTCTTGTCACCGAGTACAGCCGCTGCAAGCGCTTGACAATACTCAACATCGATTCCTTCCCATTCACCTTTTGAGTTAGGGTTAGAGAACCCTGGAAGACCTGTACTTACACCACAAGTTAGAAAGCCTTGAGATGTGACTTTGTCCAGAGTGCTTTCTGCCGCTGATGCTGATGTTGCCATCATCGCAGTTGATGCAGCTACTACTGAAGCAAGAAGTGTTAGTTTATTTGTCATTTGTATCCTTCCTTGTTAACCAGGTGACACCTGATACTCGTGCTCGTTTGAGTTTTTCTATATGTGTTGCGTTTTCTATGACCTTGTTACTCAAATCAAACCTGTTGCATTTTGCAAATGAAACTGTGTGCGATTTAAGCAACTGTTTATAAGGTTAGGAAAGGATCCGTACTTTCACAAATGTATAATTTAAAAAGAATTTTGAATGAAATCACAAATCCGAACACAATTAGAATGACCAAATGTTAAGTGAATGTAAATAGTGCAACGGTTCACACTGTTGGTGCAACAAGATTTAGATTTTTATATTGATAATCGACTAGATAAATATTCTGAATCAACATCACAATGATGAAACATTAAACTTAAGAGATGTTGAAATTTGGTGAATAAATATTTTTATTACACTTGGATAGTTATTAATGTGCTCCAAATTTGGTAACATGGTTGAATAGTTATTGAAGTAGTCTCAAGGAAGAACATGCGTTATTTCCCAATGTTTTTGGATGTAGAGAATAAGCCAATTCTAGTGGTTGGTGGGGGTGAGGTTGCTTGCCGAAAAGTAGATAGCTTATTAAGAGCAGGGGCTAATGTGACTTTGGTGTCTCCCAAGGTTGCACCTTACTTAAAGCAGCTAGTTGACGAGAGTAAACTTCATTGGGTACAAAACTTTTACTCGTCACAAATTATCTCAAAAGATTATCTACAAGTTTGGGCGACTACAGACAATCCAAGTCTTAACCATCAAGTACATAATGATGCGAAAAAACTGGGTATTTTAGTCAATGTGGTCGATGATTTGCCTTATTGTGACTTCATTACTCCTTCGATGATAAATCGCGGAAGAATCCAAATTGCGATCTCTAGCGGCGGTGCATCACCTGTTTTAGTGAGAAATATTAGAGAAAAACTCGAAACGATACTTCCGCAAAACATAGGGTTAATCGCAGATTTTGGTGCATCAAAACGCAATTCGATCAAAGAGTCATTCCCAACTGTCGACGAGCGTCGTAAGTTTTGGGAACGGTTTCTGTCATCAAGTTTTATAGAGCAGGTGGCAGACAGAGAGCAATTAGAAGCGTATTACCAACAAGCGTTGACTGAAGGCATTGACAATGAAGGACAGGTCACTTGGATTGAGTTCGAGCAAGATATTGAGCTGTTACCAATGAAAGCTTTACGTTTGATGCAAGAAGCGGAGCTTGTTCTTGCTCCGAATGATTGTCCATTCGAGTTCGTCGATTTGTGTCGTCGAGACGCGGAAAGGGAGAGCTATGCTAACAGTGGTGAGCTTTCTACCAAGTTAGAGCAAGCAAGAGCGGAAAACTTAAGAGTGTGTGTCTTCATTCCACCAGCAAGCGTAGAGTTTAATTTACTGGCAGGTAAAGATCTGAAACTGTCTTCTGCGAGAGTATTAGATTGAGGAAAGAGCTTTTCGGAAAAATCTAAATAGACTGTCGATGTTCTGGAAAAATGCTCCGACAAATAAAAAGCCACTTCCCTAAAAGAAGTGGCTTTTTTCCAATTGCATCTTCGATAATTGTTTATGTATCGAAATCACCTTCTGCGGTGCTGCCTATTCGCGATCGGTGATTAAAGCCGTCGCTTTATTGTCAGTATAATTAATCGCGGAAGTTATCAAATTGGAAAGGTTGACCAAGCTCAGCACTACGAACTAAGGCCATAACCGCTTGCAGATCATCGCGCTTCTTGCCCGTTACTCGAACTTTGTCGCCTTGGATAGCGGCTTGAACTTTCACTTTATTGTCTTTGATTAGCTTGACGATTTTTTTAGCGACATCCGTTTCGATACCTTGCTTAAAAATAACCGTTTGGTGCCAAGTTCGACCTGTTTGATCAGCGGCTTTTGCTTCCATCGCGTTAGGATCAACATTACGCTTTGTCAGGTTGCTACGAAGAATATCGCGCATCTGCTTTAGCTGAAAATCGTCTTGAGCGCTCAGTTTTACTGATTCATCTTTGTAATCAAAGCTAGCCTCTACGCCACGGAAATCGAAACGAGTCGATAGTTCACGGTTAGCGTTGTCTACAGCGTTGCGTAGTTCTACTGATTCTACTTCAGAGATAATGTCAAATGATGGCATTGTGTTGTGTCCTTAAGCTAAATTTCTATCTTTAATTGCCGTTGCAAGCATGTCGAGCATTGTTGCAGTATCTTCCCAGCTAAGGCATGGGTCGGTAATAGATTTGCCGTATTCTAGGTTATTGATGTCTGTCATTGGCTGGTTGCCTTCAACAATGAAGCTTTCCGCCATGATGCCTGCAATTTGATTCTTGTTAGATTTTATCTGTTCACAAATATCTTGTGCAACGTCTAACTGCTTACGGTGTTGTTTCTGACAGTTAGCATGGCTAAAGTCTACAACCAAGCGTTGAGGAAGTTCGAATTCAGCTAATTGCTTACATGCGTTATCGACAGATTCAGCATCGAAGTTCGGGCCTTTGTCACCACCACGTAGAATTACGTGACCGTATGGGTTACCAGAAGTACGGTAAACTGTCATGCGGCCATTCTTATCTGGAGAATAGAAGTAGTGTGAAGCATGCGCAGCGCGAATAGCATCAATAGCAATCTTGATGTTGCCATTAGTTGCGTTCTTGAAACCAACAGGGCAAGACAGTGCAGAAGCCATTTCACGGTGAATTTGAGATTCTGTTGTACGAGCGCCAATCGCGCCCCAAGTGATCAGGTCTGCAATGTATTGGCCAGTGATCATATCAAGGAACTCAGTTGCAGTAGCAAGGCCAAGTTTATTGATGTCTAGCAAAAGCTTACGAGCCTTGTTTAAGCCCGTTTCAAGAGCATACGAGCCGTCAAGGTTAGGATCGGTGATCAAACCTTTCCATCCTACAACAGTACGAGGTTTCTCAAAGTAGGTTCTCATTACGACGAACAGTTCATCTTTATACTGTTCTTGAATTTGGCTTAGACGCTCTGCGTAATCAAGAGCTGCATCTGTGTCATGTACAGAGCAAGGGCCAACGATAACTAACAAGCGGTTATCACGACCCGTTAGGATATCTTCGATTTGGCGGCGAGAATTTTTAATGCGCTCAGCAACGTCGTCAGTAATAGGGTGTGCATTGCCTAATTCGGCAGGAGTTGGCATAGGACCCAGAGCTTGGGTTCTCAACTCATCAGTTTTTAATGGCATGTGATAGCTTTTTTTATTCTATTGCGAAGTGGTTAAGATAACGGAATTGAACAGAGGAATAAACTCTCTTAAGTCAAAGTTATCTCTGTTATTGCTAATATTCTTATTTTTATCAGCAGCGCGGCGGCAAATAGGGGATTTTCACTTGTATTAACAGGCAGCTATCGGTATTTTCGTTTGAACACAATATAAAAATGCTGGAGCAGCAATGACTCAAGAAAATCAAAGCACTTTGCACCCAGAACTTGTCTTAGGTGATGTGCTGCCTTCTTATAACGATAATAATAATTCCAACCATCTCTACGTTTCATTATCTGAATTGGTTATGGACCGTGTTTTCTATCACCCAAGTATTGAAAGTCATATAGAGACTCTTTCTGATATAGAGAAAACCTCGTTAAATGCCATTCTTGGTGATAAGACTGTCGATGAACATTTTGTATCTACACTTGTCGTGGCAATTCAAGCGGCAATTCAACCTAGTCACACTAAAGTTCGGATTGCTTTGAGCAGCGCAGATAGTTATGGCTTCCGTTCATTGCTAGGTGGTCATTGTGAAGTAGAAGAAGTTAACCCAGCGCTTGGGGTTCGTGGTGTGGCTCGCTACGCGACACAGGAATACAGCAAGGCATTCGCGCTAGAGTGTCAGGTGATCAAAACATTGCGAGATCAGGGTATCAACGTTGAAGTGGTTGTTCCTTACGTTCGCGCATTGAGTGATGCCGCGAAGATTATCGATTTGCTTGCCGAGCAAGGCTTACCACGTGGCCTCAACGGTTTGAAAGTTCTGTTCTCTTGCGATGTACCATCAGCGGTATTGTTGAGTGAACGATTACTGCATTATTTTGATGGTGTAGTGGTTAATGTTGATAGCTTGGCATCTTTTACATTAGGTGTAGATAAACAAAATGAAGCTCAACAACATGCTTTTGACCCTCAAAATGAGGCCGTTATTACCCTATTGGATATGATCGTTAAAGCAACGTTGCACGCGAAGAAACCTGTATTGCTGGTGACTCAAGGTTTGGTTGATTACCCTCGTTTACAAGGCTATATCGCAGATCTTGAAGGCGTTGAAACGGTGATTACCGCGTAATTCAATTCGCAACGTTTATAAGTTTGATTTGAAACACTAATGCTTTAAGAATGAAAGAGATATCATTGCCGATGATATCTCTTTTTTGTAACATTTTTTTGACATTTTGATCTTGAGTCTATTAACTGGTCAGAGGACTAATTATGCTAGGTGACTCGGATGCTAACCCCTCTACAAAAAGCAAATCTCTACTTAACTATGTTTGGTATGTTCAAAGTGCCATTAATTTGGTTATGCAGGCCGAAGTTACTCGCCCTTGATGACAAGCATGTCGAGCTTAAGATCCCCCTAAAAAGACGAACGAAGAATCACTTAAATAGTATGTATTTTGGTGTATTAGCTGTGGGCGCAGATGTTGCCGGGGGCTTTCTTGCGATGAGTAAATCCCAACAGCAAGGGGAAAAAATATCGTTAGCATTTAAAGAGGTGACGGGAAACTTCTTAAAGCGTCCTGAAGCTGATGTGCATTTTACATGTAATGACGGTGAACTCATCAATACTATGCTGGCTGAAACAATGTCGACTGGCGAACGTGTTAATCAAACCGTAACGATCATCGCGACTTGTCCTTCTTTACATGGTGATGAACCCATGGCGGAGTTTCAATTGACACTGTCTATTAAAAAAGTTCCTTCAAAGCGTTAAATTTCATATCGAACAATAACAAACCAAAATCGCAGTATGTGATTACCACATACTGCGGCGTTCTACGATTCTTGGCTAATCTCTTCAATATCAACAATTTTTGAACGGTTCATAACGATTTTCCAACGGTAATATGTTGGTTCGTTGTCGTGATTGTTCTCTTTGATGATCAAGTTGAGTAGATGGCGCTTTTCTACTGATTCACGACTCACTTGCCCCTCGTTCAAGCGATAAACCTTGTTCGACCCTTTATCCATTAGACGGGTTAGAGCTCTCAAGCTGATAGAAAGCGTTTCACGAGTCTCTTCGTAACCACTCATGAAGGTTGAGGTAGACATTTCTGTATGTGAACGATAGTGCAGAATTTGTTCTTCACGCTGTACCACGCGCTTCTTACGGATCGACTGAATACGATCAGCTAGCTTAGAAAAGCTTGCGTAGTCCAGCCATTCTAATTTGTGGCCAACTGATTTGTTGGTCGTCGGATCAAAGTAGCGACGTTTCCATTTTGGCTTGCCCTTACGAAGCCAGCGCCAAAGGATATCTCTTAAGTCATCTTTGAAGATCTCGCGCAACGCATAGATAAATGACATCGAAACGATAAAAGAAGCGGTAATCTCGCCCAAGAAATCACGAGCTAATATAACGGTTGTTGTCACGACCACCATCACCAAACCGGTAGCGATACCTTTAACTGCACGCTTTACGTTTTTTCCCATCGAGGTGGTCTTTTCTTTGAGCACGATAGGGTGTTCAATCAAGCGGCGCAATAAACGCATCTTGTTGCTCAAACGAGTGACGTCTTCTCGAACTCTCGTGGAGTTGTAGCGATTGAGCTTCCGGTGAGCCGTCTCTTTTTCGCATAGTATTAAAAGGCGTTCTTTGATGGTTGAATATTCACTGCCACGTGGCATATGTGAGACCAGTGACAAGAACTTTTGCTCTGTGTACCAAGAAAGGTAGTTATCAATGTTTGCGTAGTAGCGTTTGAGGTTTTCTTCATAAGGAATGCTTCGGCGGAGCTTTTTCAAGATATCTAACGCAAGCTCAATGACTTCGTCGACCTCATCAGCCGTTACGTCGTCACTATCTGTCTTGTTTAAGCTGCTCACGGCTTTATCTAAAGCAATAACGTATTGATATGCGAACAAACTCAAACTCACACGATATTGAGTCGTTGATAAGCGTCCACGTTTTGCCAAACGACTGTGTACGAGTGGTAACAGTGTTTTATCACTATAGTAGGCACGGTTTTGTGTAATCGAGCTATAAAAAAATGCACTTTCAGAAAGCACTTCAGGCGTCAGCCCGAGTTCACCGGGAATGAATAGATAAACGTCCATGTCGAGCTTTTTTGTTTTTGCCATCGCATGGTTAATTTTAAGTGTTATCGCATCTTGTTTATCAACGGTGATCAACGATGTCTCCTAGAATGTAAAAATATGAATGAAACTAGCGAAAGCATATCAGAGATCACGTATAATCACCGCCAAATTTAAAGTAGAGACAATCTTGATGATTAATATTGGTCAAATAAACAATTTAGAAGTAGTAAAACAAGCAGACTTCGGTGTATTCCTTGACGCTAGCGACTATGGAACTGTGTTGCTTCCGAAACGGTTTACTCCTGAAGGTGTTGAAATTGGTCAAAAGTTAGATGTTTTCTTATACATTGATTCTGACAACCAGATCGCAGCAACCACTGAAAAACCCATAGCTCAAGTAGGGCAGTTTGGCCTAATGACGGTTGAAGGTGTAAACAGTACCGGTGCATTTATGAGCTGGGGCGTGAAAGGGAAAGAGCTACTGGTTCCTTTCAGCGAGCAGCGCGGACGTTTAAACGAAGGTC
Proteins encoded in this region:
- a CDS encoding methyl-accepting chemotaxis protein; protein product: MKEIPFRWIDKYLIHLKIQEKFYLLFLLPLLALVILTLVLDSAADSLLAHLYQEEMLLMKGLIEAGQLTKDQVAQLVSHSESISLGYGTGSVSVMNGAFSLVANHDQNLWSALSTKQVSIIAVTLTLIALGVYYIMTFIGGAMFSMNKALNTLANGDLTCRMNYFLVRDEFSEIAITIDKVAEREQNMVLSIQESVALMQQISSDLNQSTQQSSDISGNQQEHLNSLASATEQMAATIREVATLAHESSSQTMDARGVAQSGQVKVSNTLESISNLSQEIQSASQAVEELDTNAAQIDEVVATINGISEQTNLLALNAAIEAARAGEQGRGFAVVADEVRALAGRTQQATVEIQSMIESLQRNSQSLTKLMEITVNNASEGQTLMSEVNVEIGSLAEKNQSISDSSTQIATAAEEQGVVADNIAQSVEEIRHQSDSICEMISKSNSNVDQLRKQSDTMEGLLTGLKA
- the yccX gene encoding acylphosphatase produces the protein MKNSQCIFVVSGVVQCVGFRYHTSRQAQALDISGYAMNLNDGRVEVLAVGEMEQINKLYAWLQIGPASATVDHVVKYDVTEADLRVVRVGEFKIL
- a CDS encoding TusE/DsrC/DsvC family sulfur relay protein; amino-acid sequence: MFEYNGKQIETDAQGYLLDYTQWEEGMIEILAQDEAIELTDAHLEVVHFVRSFYEEFKTSPAVRMLVKAMEKAHGPEKGNSKYLFKLFKKGPAKQATKLAGLPKPAKCL
- a CDS encoding Bax inhibitor-1/YccA family protein, which codes for MNSPMFSRTASQESALQTNKVLRNTYALLSMTLLWSAVVAGISMAMNLPRPGLIIMLVGFYGLLFLTEKNRDNSMGLVFTFLFTGFLGYTIGPILNMYVGAGMGDIILTALGGTALAFMGASAYALTTKRDLSFLNGMLMAGFVVLLVGMVANIFLQMPLLSLAMSGMFILFSTGVILLTTQSIIRGGETNYISATISLYVSIYNIFISLLSILGIMNSND
- a CDS encoding amino acid ABC transporter ATP-binding protein — translated: MTQQTENNSQGLMIELKDMNKWYGEFHVLKNINLEVKKGEKIVICGPSGSGKSTMIRCINRLEEHQKGDIFVSGNELTEDLKNIEAVRRDVGMCFQHFNLFPHLTVLENCTLAPIWVKKMPKEEAEAIAMKYLERVKIPEQADKFPGQLSGGQQQRVAIARSLCMNPQVMLFDEPTSALDPEMVREVLDVMVELAEEGMTMLCVTHEMGFAKEVADRVIFMDAGEIIEENNPVDFFENPQSDRTQNFLSQILHH
- a CDS encoding amino acid ABC transporter permease, yielding MSTHQFQPDLPPPANTVGPVGWLRKNLFNGPVNSVVTVVLAYFAFTLLWAVADWAFLSADWIGTTRDACTSDGACWVFISVRWDQFMYGFYPEAELWRPRLFYATLAFFVAILAYEKTPKRTWIWLFFVNIYPFLIAGLLYGGIFGLEVVDTHKWGGLLVTLIIALVGIVVSLPIGVALALGRRSEMPIIRSMCTVYIEIWRGVPLITVLFMASVMLPLFLSEGTETDKLIRALVGVVLFSAAYMAEVIRGGLQAIPKGQYEAADALGLSYWKKTGLIILPQALKITIPSIVNTFIGLFKDTSLVLIIGMFDVLGIGQAANTDPEWLGYSTESYVFVALVFWVFCFGMSRYSIWLENKLHTGHKR
- a CDS encoding amino acid ABC transporter permease gives rise to the protein MKPNETISPAQTKPQPKSANLLYNPTFRSVIFQIIAVGALCAFFYTIVNNALTNLDSRGIATGFDFLSQEAGFGIGLTLIEYDETFSYGRTFFIGLLNTALVSVLGIMLATVLGFSMGIARLSSNWLVSRFAAIYIEIFRNIPLLLQIFFWYFAVLQALPSARQSMSLGEAIFLNVRGLYFPAPVLEQGSSIVIASLIAGVIATFIINIWAKNKQKLTGQQTPMLRIAAALIIGLPLVTYFIMGMPISADYPVLKGFNFKGGISIIPELAALMLALSIYTAAFIAEIVRSGINAVNHGQTEAAMSLGIPRSRTLKLVIIPQALRIIIPPLTSQYLNLTKNSSLAMAIGYPDLVSVFAGTTLNQTGQAIEVIAMTMGVYLTLSLLTSALMNIYNRKVALVER